The region CGAGAATCATCCCTATATTCTAGTAGATGATGTTCTGACTGCCTTTCAGCAACTAGCAACCTACTATCTTGAAAAAACGACTGTTGATGTCTTTGCGGTTACGGGTTCAAATGGCAAGACAACGACCAAGGATATGTTAGCTCACTTGCTATCAACAACCTACAAAACTTACAAAACACAAGGCAACTACAATAATGAGATTGGTCTTCCTTACACAGTTCTCCATATGCCTGAAGGAACAGAAAAGTTGGTCTTGGAGATGGGGCAGGATCACTTGGGCGATATTCATCTCTTGTCTGAATTGGCTCGTCCAAAAACAGCCATCGTGACCTTGGTTGGAGAAGCCCATTTGGCTTTTTTCAAAGACCGTTCTGAAATTGCTAAAGGAAAAATGCAAATTGCAGACGGGATGGCATCTGGTTCCTTGCTTTTAGCCCCAGCTGACTCGATTGTAGAGGACTACTTGCCAACTGATAAAAAGGTAGTTCGTTTTGGGCAAGGGGCAGAGTTGGAAATTACCGACCTGGTAGAACGTAAGGATAGCTTGACCTTTAAGGCCAATTTTTTGGAGCGAGCTCTTGATTTGCCAGTAACTGGCAAGTACAATGCCACCAATGCTATGATTGCATCCTATGTTGCCCTACAAGAAGGAGTTTCAGAGGAGCAAATTCGTCAGGCCTTCCAAAATCTTGAATTGACGCGTAACCGTACCGAGTGGAAGAAAGCAGCTAATGGAGCAGATATCCTTTCAGATGTTTACAATGCCAACCCAACTGCTATGAAGCTGATTTTAGAGACTTTCTCTGCCATTCCAGCCAATGAAGGTGGCAAGAAAATTGCAGTGTTAGCGGATATGAAGGAACTTGGTGAACAGTCTGTTCAACTTCATAATCAGATGATTTTGAGCTTTTCTCCAGATGTGCTGGATACCGTTATTTTCTACGGAGAAGATATTGCTGAATTAGCCCAATTGGCCAGTCAAATGTTCCCAATTGGCCACGTTTACTACTTCAAGAAAACAGAAGACCAAGACCAATTTGAAGACCTAGTCAAGCAGGTTAAAGAAAGCCTTGGAGTCAATGACCAAATCCTACTCAAAGGCTCTAACTCTATGAATCTAGCCAAGTTGGTAGAAAGTTTAGAAAATGAAGCCAAGTGATTTTGTTAAGTATCTGCAAAGAATGCTTGCCCTTACAGATACTGGCTTAACCTTTACAAAAGATCCTTTTGACCGTGAGCGCTATGAAGACTTGCGAAGTCTGTTATCTGAAATGTTGAATCAAGCATCAGACCTTGATGCCGAAGAAGTGGCAGAAGTTTTGAAGCCAACTTCCGCTTATGCAACTCCGTTAATGGACGTCCGTGCTTGGATTGTTGAGGACGAAAAGATTTGTCTGGTTAGGGGACAAGGAGAGAATGATTGGGCTTTGCCAGGTGGCTTTGGTGAGGTTGGTTATTCTCCAACAGAAAATATTCTCAAGGAAATTGAAGAAGAAACCGGTTTTGAAGCTAAAGTAGAAAGACTACTAGCTGTTTTTGATACAAATCGTTTCCAACTACAGAGCAATCAATATGCAAAGTTTGTTTTTGAATGTAAGCTTCTTGATGGACAATTCCAAGAAAATCAAGAAATTGCTGACCTTCAATTTTTTGCAATTGACCAACTACCGAACTTATCTGAAAAACGCATTACCAAGGAGCAAATAGAGATTCTTTGGCAGGTTTATCAAGGTCAGAGGGAGCAATATCTTGACTAAGAAGATGATTATCGTATTTCTAAATCCATTTTTGACAAATAGCATGGTATAATAATATGCAGGAAAATTTTGAATCATGAGGAAGACTAGATGAATTTATGGGATATTTTCTTTACTACCCAAGCAACAGAACCACCCAAGTTTGACCTTTTTTGGTATGTTAGCCTATTTACGCTCTTAGCCTTAACCTTTTTTACAGCCTATCGCTATCGTGAAAAGAAGGTTTACCAACGATTTTTCCAAATCTTACAGGCAGTTCAGTTGATTCTACTTTATGGTTGGTATTGGGTCAATCATATGCCGCTGTCAGAAAGTTTACCTTTTTACCATTGCCGTATGGCTATGTTTGTGGTGCTCTTGCTTCCTGGTCAGTCTAAATATAGGCAGTATTTTGCACTACTAGGAACATTTGGGACATTAGCAGCCTTTGTTTATCCAGTGCCAGATGCCTATCCTTTCCCACATATTGCGATTTTATCCTTTATCTTTGGGCACTTAGCTCTCTTGGGGAACTCTTTGGTTTATCTCTTGAGACAGTACGATGCACGATTGTTGGATGTGAAGGGAATTTTTCTCATGACCTTTGCTCTAAATGCCTTGATTTTTGTGGTCAATTTGGTAACAGGTGGAGATTACGGATTCTTGACAAAACCGCCATTGGTTGGAGACCATGGCTTAGTAGCTAATTATTTAATCGTTTCTCTAGCCTTGTCAGCGGCGATTACGTTGACAAAGAAAATTTTGGAACTATTTTTAGAACAAGAAGCAGAAAAAATGATTACAAAGAAAGCTTAGAAATGAGCTTTCTTTTTTTCATAAATCTGATTTTTTATAACTTGTTTGGAAAATAAAAAAATTTGATGAGCGAATGTGAAAAAATGGTAAGTAAATTTAGGAAAAACTAAGCACGATTGGATTTTTTGTGTTATAATATTCTGTGAATAGCTATGCCCTGTTTTAGCTATATTGAATAGAAGTTTGAAACTTGGAAGAGAGAGGATGCGATGTAATGGCTAGAGATGGTTTTTTTACAGGCTTAGATATCGGAACCAATTCGATTAAGGTGTTGGTTGCCGAGCTTAGAAATGGTGAACTAAATGTAATTGGTGTAAGTAATGCCAAGAGTAAAGGTGTAAAGGATGGGATTATCGTTGATATTGAAGCAGCAGCAACTGCTATCAAGTCAGCTATTTCCCAAGCAGAAGAGAAAGCTGGCATTTCAATCAAATCAGTGAATGTTGGTTTGCCTGGAAATCTTTTGCAAGTAGAACCAACTCAAGGAATGATTCCAGTTACATCTGATACAAAAGAAATTACAGATCAAGATGTTGAAAATGTTGTTAAATCAGCCTTGACAAAGAGTATGACACCAGATCGTGAAGTCATTACGTTTATTCCAGAAGAATTTATCGTAGATGGTTTCCAAGGTATTCGTGACCCACGTGGTATGATGGGGGTTCGTCTTGAAATGCGTGGTTTACTTTACACAGGTCCACGTACTATTCTTCACAATTTACGCAAGACAGTTGAGCGCTCAGGTGTTCAGGTTGAAAATATTATTATTTCACCATTGGCTTTGGTTCGTTCAGTCTTGAACGAAGGAGAGC is a window of Streptococcus mitis DNA encoding:
- a CDS encoding UDP-N-acetylmuramoyl-tripeptide--D-alanyl-D-alanine ligase, which produces MKLTIHEVAQVVGAKNDISIFENTQLEKAEFDSRLIATGDLFVPLKGARDGHDFIETAFENGAAATLSEKEIENHPYILVDDVLTAFQQLATYYLEKTTVDVFAVTGSNGKTTTKDMLAHLLSTTYKTYKTQGNYNNEIGLPYTVLHMPEGTEKLVLEMGQDHLGDIHLLSELARPKTAIVTLVGEAHLAFFKDRSEIAKGKMQIADGMASGSLLLAPADSIVEDYLPTDKKVVRFGQGAELEITDLVERKDSLTFKANFLERALDLPVTGKYNATNAMIASYVALQEGVSEEQIRQAFQNLELTRNRTEWKKAANGADILSDVYNANPTAMKLILETFSAIPANEGGKKIAVLADMKELGEQSVQLHNQMILSFSPDVLDTVIFYGEDIAELAQLASQMFPIGHVYYFKKTEDQDQFEDLVKQVKESLGVNDQILLKGSNSMNLAKLVESLENEAK
- a CDS encoding NUDIX hydrolase N-terminal domain-containing protein produces the protein MKPSDFVKYLQRMLALTDTGLTFTKDPFDRERYEDLRSLLSEMLNQASDLDAEEVAEVLKPTSAYATPLMDVRAWIVEDEKICLVRGQGENDWALPGGFGEVGYSPTENILKEIEEETGFEAKVERLLAVFDTNRFQLQSNQYAKFVFECKLLDGQFQENQEIADLQFFAIDQLPNLSEKRITKEQIEILWQVYQGQREQYLD
- a CDS encoding TIGR02206 family membrane protein, whose protein sequence is MNLWDIFFTTQATEPPKFDLFWYVSLFTLLALTFFTAYRYREKKVYQRFFQILQAVQLILLYGWYWVNHMPLSESLPFYHCRMAMFVVLLLPGQSKYRQYFALLGTFGTLAAFVYPVPDAYPFPHIAILSFIFGHLALLGNSLVYLLRQYDARLLDVKGIFLMTFALNALIFVVNLVTGGDYGFLTKPPLVGDHGLVANYLIVSLALSAAITLTKKILELFLEQEAEKMITKKA